One genomic region from Blastococcus sp. Marseille-P5729 encodes:
- a CDS encoding methylmalonyl-CoA mutase family protein yields the protein MAEDSVEHLSLRGANDATEQQWQEAVAAVLRKSGRLGEDDDASLAPAKLTKQTTDGIAIAPLAGTDVAQSLAGGPAGADAVRGRPQPQREPGDVPTWDLRVHVVDANDSATAELEGGASSVWVTTRPGAVADLRKALEGVLLDVAPVVLDSADPLADGATLVELAGGKLNEASNLGIDPTGERLLTGSASDVDLAAAATLATENGIRAFVIDASIVHDAGAGEVLELAYAAAAGVDLLRRLDEAGVAVSDAARLLEFRLAATDQQFTTIAKLRAARAIWARICQVLDVDDDVQRQHVVTSGRMMTQFDPFTNLLRTTIATFAAAVGGADAITVQAYDAALGTTDEFGRRMSRNVSNLLVHEAHIGQVTDPAGGAGSMEQLTDDLARAAWAKFTEIEQAGLDSFVDGQLVDELEQAIARRTEAIARRKQAITGVSEFPQTDEQLLDRAPAYSRFNAGGLIKPVHDADGFERLRHNPADKPVFLWPIGSLAASTARQSFAANLLAAGGVPVVTGTAGGGFEAIKAQYDESGSPVVCLVGSDSGYRDEGAALVEQLRAAGVPRVIVAGKPVAELDGVVDDHMAVGQNVLEFLDRTRSALEENR from the coding sequence ATGGCCGAGGATTCTGTAGAACATCTGAGCCTGCGCGGCGCGAACGACGCGACAGAGCAGCAATGGCAGGAGGCGGTAGCCGCAGTCCTGCGCAAGAGCGGCAGGCTCGGCGAGGACGACGACGCCTCGCTCGCCCCCGCGAAGCTGACGAAGCAGACCACCGACGGGATCGCGATCGCGCCGCTGGCCGGAACGGACGTCGCCCAGAGCCTGGCAGGCGGCCCGGCCGGCGCGGACGCCGTGCGCGGTCGGCCCCAGCCGCAGCGCGAGCCCGGCGACGTGCCGACCTGGGACCTCCGGGTGCATGTCGTCGATGCCAACGACTCCGCGACGGCGGAGCTCGAGGGAGGCGCCTCCTCGGTCTGGGTAACCACCCGCCCCGGCGCGGTGGCCGACCTGCGCAAGGCACTCGAGGGAGTGCTGCTTGATGTCGCGCCGGTCGTGCTCGACTCGGCCGACCCGCTCGCCGACGGCGCCACCTTGGTCGAGCTCGCAGGCGGCAAGCTGAACGAGGCCAGCAACCTCGGCATCGACCCGACCGGCGAGCGGCTGTTGACCGGTTCCGCCAGCGACGTCGATCTCGCGGCAGCTGCCACGCTCGCCACGGAAAACGGCATCCGCGCCTTCGTCATCGACGCCAGCATCGTGCACGACGCGGGCGCAGGCGAGGTCCTGGAGCTGGCGTACGCGGCAGCCGCGGGCGTCGACCTGCTGCGCCGGCTCGACGAGGCCGGCGTCGCGGTCTCCGACGCCGCGCGGCTGCTCGAGTTCCGCCTGGCGGCGACCGACCAGCAGTTCACGACCATCGCGAAGCTGCGGGCCGCCCGCGCCATCTGGGCCCGGATCTGCCAGGTACTCGATGTCGATGACGACGTGCAGCGTCAGCATGTGGTCACCTCGGGCCGGATGATGACCCAGTTCGACCCGTTCACCAACCTGCTGCGCACGACCATCGCGACCTTCGCCGCCGCCGTGGGCGGGGCCGACGCCATCACGGTCCAGGCCTACGACGCGGCGTTGGGCACGACGGACGAGTTCGGACGCCGCATGTCGCGCAATGTCTCCAACCTGCTGGTGCACGAGGCGCACATCGGCCAGGTCACCGACCCGGCCGGCGGAGCGGGCAGCATGGAGCAGCTCACCGACGACCTCGCGCGCGCCGCGTGGGCGAAGTTCACCGAGATCGAGCAGGCCGGCCTGGACTCCTTCGTCGACGGCCAGCTCGTGGACGAGCTCGAGCAGGCCATCGCGCGCCGTACCGAGGCGATCGCCAGGCGCAAGCAGGCCATCACCGGCGTGAGCGAATTCCCGCAGACCGACGAGCAGTTGCTCGATCGCGCCCCCGCCTACTCGCGCTTCAACGCCGGCGGCCTGATCAAGCCCGTGCATGACGCCGACGGCTTCGAGCGGCTGCGGCACAACCCCGCCGACAAGCCCGTGTTCCTCTGGCCGATCGGCTCGCTGGCCGCCTCGACCGCGCGGCAGAGCTTCGCCGCCAACCTGCTGGCCGCAGGCGGCGTCCCGGTCGTCACCGGCACTGCAGGCGGCGGCTTCGAGGCGATCAAGGCGCAGTACGACGAGTCCGGCTCGCCGGTCGTCTGCCTCGTGGGCAGCGACTCGGGATACCGCGACGAGGGCGCCGCGCTCGTCGAGCAACTGCGCGCAGCCGGCGTGCCCCGGGTGATCGTCGCCGGCAAGCCGGTCGCCGAGCTCGACGGAGTCGTCGACGACCATATGGCCGTAGGCCAGAACGTGCTGGAATTCCTAGACCGGACCCGTTCGGCACTGGAGGAGAACCGATGA